A genomic region of Mycolicibacterium poriferae contains the following coding sequences:
- a CDS encoding transposase: MPEKRKKYDREFREGAVRIVEETGKPIAAVARDLGVHEGTLGNWVARAREAREGRGELTRDDLEELKRLRREVAELRMERDVLKRSVVLWVKEATK, translated from the coding sequence ATGCCAGAGAAACGGAAGAAGTACGACCGGGAGTTTCGTGAGGGTGCTGTCCGGATCGTCGAGGAGACGGGCAAGCCGATCGCGGCGGTCGCGCGGGATCTCGGGGTGCATGAGGGCACGCTGGGTAACTGGGTGGCTCGTGCGCGGGAGGCCCGTGAGGGCCGCGGTGAATTGACCCGCGATGACCTCGAGGAGCTGAAACGCCTGCGCAGGGAGGTCGCCGAGCTGCGGATGGAGCGTGATGTCCTCAAGCGATCGGTGGTCCTGTGGGTGAAGGAGGCGACGAAGTGA